GCTGACGGGCGGTCTGCTGACGTTCTCGGCCATGACCGCGACGGCCGCCGACTCCACCACCGTCCCGCAGGCCGACTTCAACAACGACGGGATCGGCGATGTGGCCTTCTCGGCCGACGGCGCCTACGTCAGCGGCAAGAAGAACGCCGGCCAGCTCGTCGTCCTCTACGGCACCGCCGCCGGAGTGTCGTCCGCGAAGCGCTCCGTCATCAGCCAGAACACCACCGGCACCCCGGGCACGGCGGAGACGGGCGACGGCTTCGGCGTCGACAGCGCGTACGCCGACTTCAACGGCGACGGCTACGACGACATCGCCGTCGGCTCCCCCGGCGAGGACGTCGGCGACGACACCGACGGCGGCACCGTGGCCGTCCTGTGGGGCTCGGCGTCCGGCATCACCGGCAAGGGCGTCACCCTCTCCGACCCGGCTCCCGGCAAGCACGACCGCTGGGGCAAGACCCTCGCCGCCGGCGACTTCGACGGCGACGGCAAGGCCGACCTGGCCGTCGGCAGCACCGGCGCCGCGGTCCACGTCTTCAAGGACGGCATCTCCAGCAGCGGCACGACGGGTGGTCAGTACACCGTCACACCGCCGATCGAGAGCGGCACCGGTGCCGGTGCGCTGCACCTGACCGCGGGGGACGTGAGCGGCGACGGCCGCACGGACCTCGTCGTCGACGGCTACGAGGGTGAGTCCGGCCAGGGCTGGAACTACAACTACTACTTCCCCGGAGCCTCCGGGGGCCTGTCCAACAGCGGCATCAAAGACCTCAAGTCGGGCATCGTCAGCGGGATCGGCGACATCAACCACGACGGCTACGGCGACATCGTGACCGGCGCCTCCTGGAACGGCGAACCGAACTCCGCCACCGGCGGCAAGATCTGGATCACCTATGGCTCGGCGGACGGCCCCGGCACCGTCAAGGGCATCACCCAGAACACCGGCAGCGTCCCCGGCACCTCCGAGGAGAACGACTACTTCGGCTGGGACCTCGACCTCGGCGACATCAACGGCGACGGCTTCCAGGACCTCGTCGTCGGTGCGCCCGGTGAGAACATCGGCGGCATCACCGACACGGGCATGGTCACCGTCCTCTACGGCGCGGCCTCCGGCCTCAACACCTCCTCCGGCGCCCAGTCCTTCGCCCAGTCCACCGCGGGCGTCCCCGGCGAGGACGAGAAGAACGACGCGTTCGGCGCCGACGCCAAGCTCGACGACATCACCGGCGACGGCAAGGCGGACCTGCTCGTGGGGTCGTACGAGAACGACGGCAACGGCGCGGTCCTCTACCTGCCCTCCACCGGCACGAAGATCACCACGACCGGCTCCCGCACCGTCTCCCCGAGCGCGACCGGCGTCTCCACGACGGGCGTCCCGGCGTTCGGCGCCAACTTCGCCGACTGACACTCGGCACCTCCCTCGCACTTCATCTGCCGACCCTCACAGGGAGCACTCCATGCGCAGAAGCACCGCGGCGGCCCTGACCGCCACCCTCCTGGCGACGGGCCTCACCCCGCTGTTCCTCGCCGCCCCGGCCTCCGCCGCCGTCGCCAAGCACTACGACGACTTCAACGGCGACGGCTACCGCGACCTGGCGTACAGCCACTACTACAGCGGTATCTCCGGCGACGACGGCTGGACCGGCGGCGCCGTCAACATCGTCTACGGCAAGGCGAGCGGCCTCGACACCTCGCACACCCAGGTCGTCCACCAGGACAGCCCCGGCATCCCCGGCACCGGCGAGGAGGACGACTACTTCGGCGAGTCGATCACCAGCGCCGACCTCAACAAGGACGGCTACGCCGACCTGATCGTCGGCAACGACAGCGAGCACGTGGGCAGCGCGGAGTACCGCGGGACGGTCACCATCGTCTGGGGCTCCCGCACGGGCCTGTCCGGCGGCACCAGCCTCGCCCCGAGGTCGGGCGCGAACGGCTCCCAGTCCCACTTCGGCAGCGCGCTCGCCACCGGCGACTTCAACGGCGACGGCTCGCCCGACCTCGCGGTCGTCGGCG
This DNA window, taken from Streptomyces sp. NBC_00663, encodes the following:
- a CDS encoding VCBS repeat-containing protein, whose amino-acid sequence is MHQRHLRLALATATAAALTGGLLTFSAMTATAADSTTVPQADFNNDGIGDVAFSADGAYVSGKKNAGQLVVLYGTAAGVSSAKRSVISQNTTGTPGTAETGDGFGVDSAYADFNGDGYDDIAVGSPGEDVGDDTDGGTVAVLWGSASGITGKGVTLSDPAPGKHDRWGKTLAAGDFDGDGKADLAVGSTGAAVHVFKDGISSSGTTGGQYTVTPPIESGTGAGALHLTAGDVSGDGRTDLVVDGYEGESGQGWNYNYYFPGASGGLSNSGIKDLKSGIVSGIGDINHDGYGDIVTGASWNGEPNSATGGKIWITYGSADGPGTVKGITQNTGSVPGTSEENDYFGWDLDLGDINGDGFQDLVVGAPGENIGGITDTGMVTVLYGAASGLNTSSGAQSFAQSTAGVPGEDEKNDAFGADAKLDDITGDGKADLLVGSYENDGNGAVLYLPSTGTKITTTGSRTVSPSATGVSTTGVPAFGANFAD